Proteins encoded together in one Marinobacter salsuginis window:
- a CDS encoding MBL fold metallo-hydrolase RNA specificity domain-containing protein — MISIAHHGATSGVTGSCHELTVGRGAQRSGILIDCGLFQGQDESRGASASDLSIDFPIEHIRALVVTHVHIDHVGRIPYLLAAGFDGPIICSEPSAIMLPEILEDALKIGFTRDRQLIERVLGLIRSRLVPVSFGQWHSVFAEGGCSLSVRLQRAGHILGSAYVECDAHEGGIEERVVFSGDLGAPHAPLLPAPQSPERADRLVIESTYGDKDHEGRETRRYRLKGVLEHALEDGGTVLVPAFSIGRTQELLYEIESLIHEFGGELWNNLEIVVDSPLAAEFTRIYRDLKPYWDAEATELVKQGRHPLSFEQLTVISSHEEHLNAVDYLARSHRPCVVLAGSGMCAGGRIVNYLKAMLGDKRNDVLFVGYQAAGTPGRDILNYGPKGGWVQFDGNQYDIRARIHQVSGYSAHAGQSDLLRFIQGISQAPQEIRIVHGDEGAKQAFKKELGRLLSSEVLIPLGS, encoded by the coding sequence ATGATTTCAATAGCTCACCACGGCGCCACTTCTGGCGTAACCGGCTCCTGCCACGAACTTACCGTTGGTCGAGGAGCCCAGAGGAGCGGAATCCTCATCGACTGCGGCCTGTTCCAGGGCCAGGACGAAAGCCGCGGCGCTTCCGCCTCCGATCTCTCCATTGATTTTCCAATCGAACACATCCGGGCTTTAGTGGTCACCCATGTGCATATCGACCACGTCGGCCGCATTCCTTATTTGCTGGCGGCGGGGTTCGACGGCCCCATCATCTGTTCCGAACCCTCGGCGATTATGCTGCCGGAGATTCTGGAAGATGCCCTTAAGATCGGGTTTACCCGTGACCGGCAATTGATTGAGCGGGTTCTGGGGCTGATTCGTTCCCGCTTGGTGCCGGTGTCTTTTGGCCAGTGGCATTCGGTGTTTGCTGAGGGTGGTTGCTCGCTGTCAGTTCGGCTTCAGAGAGCTGGGCATATTCTTGGCTCTGCGTATGTTGAGTGCGATGCCCATGAAGGGGGGATTGAAGAGCGGGTTGTGTTCAGCGGCGATCTCGGGGCGCCTCACGCGCCATTGTTACCAGCCCCGCAATCGCCGGAACGGGCGGATCGGCTGGTGATTGAGAGTACTTATGGGGATAAGGATCACGAGGGCCGGGAAACGCGCCGTTACCGGTTGAAGGGAGTATTGGAGCATGCCCTTGAAGATGGTGGGACGGTTTTGGTGCCTGCGTTCAGTATTGGCCGGACGCAGGAGCTGCTTTACGAGATTGAAAGTCTGATTCATGAGTTTGGCGGAGAGCTTTGGAATAATCTGGAAATAGTCGTGGATTCACCGTTGGCCGCAGAGTTCACGCGGATATATCGGGATTTGAAACCCTATTGGGATGCCGAGGCCACTGAGTTGGTTAAGCAAGGGCGGCACCCGTTGTCGTTTGAACAACTGACGGTGATTAGTTCCCATGAAGAACATCTGAATGCTGTGGATTATTTGGCGCGGTCTCATCGCCCCTGTGTGGTTTTGGCCGGTTCCGGGATGTGTGCTGGCGGCCGCATCGTCAATTATCTCAAAGCAATGTTGGGTGATAAGCGAAATGATGTATTGTTTGTGGGATATCAGGCCGCGGGCACTCCCGGGCGTGATATCTTGAACTATGGCCCCAAAGGGGGCTGGGTTCAGTTTGATGGAAACCAATATGATATTCGGGCCCGGATTCATCAGGTAAGTGGGTATTCCGCCCATGCGGGGCAATCGGATTTACTTCGATTTATTCAGGGTATTTCCCAAGCCCCGCAAGAAATTCGTATTGTTCACGGGGACGAAGGCGCTAAACAGGCATTTAAAAAAGAGCTGGGTAGACTTTTATCCTCCGAGGTTTTGATTCCACTTGGCAGTTGA
- the pseG gene encoding UDP-2,4-diacetamido-2,4,6-trideoxy-beta-L-altropyranose hydrolase, protein MTESLAVAFRVDASTLAGSGHVMRCLTLADALAEKGARCYFVMRQKPGSLESAVRSRGHHFLMLSSGGTEKSARRSESEPPHAGWLGVGWEADASDTLQALKGIELEWLVVDHYALDYRWESKVFVCCRRLMAIDDLADRRHQCDLLLDQNLGRKPDDYDGLVPGHAKQLIGSDYALLRPEFSRIRVMSLEARQTREPGNILVSMGGVDATNVTGDVLRVLDTIEAISAYRVTVVLGAACPHIDEVREQAESMRLDARVVVNANNMAELMSQADFAIGAAGGSAWERCCLGLPSLLVVMADNQRPGAEALKRAGASLSLGWPDAIEETLPRAISDVFAPGRLLEMSQNAAAICDGLGVRRVADALQEVSDE, encoded by the coding sequence ATGACTGAATCGCTTGCAGTGGCTTTCCGGGTTGATGCCTCCACGCTTGCAGGTTCAGGCCATGTGATGCGTTGCCTCACTCTGGCAGACGCACTGGCAGAGAAAGGTGCCCGATGTTATTTCGTAATGCGGCAGAAGCCAGGAAGTCTGGAGAGTGCAGTGCGCAGCAGGGGGCATCATTTTTTGATGCTTTCATCTGGAGGGACGGAGAAAAGCGCTCGTCGTTCTGAAAGTGAGCCACCCCACGCCGGCTGGCTGGGAGTGGGTTGGGAAGCCGATGCCTCTGACACTCTGCAGGCATTGAAAGGAATAGAGTTGGAATGGCTGGTGGTAGACCACTACGCACTCGATTATCGCTGGGAGTCTAAGGTGTTTGTTTGTTGCCGGCGCCTGATGGCCATCGATGACCTTGCGGACCGAAGGCACCAGTGTGATTTGCTTCTGGACCAGAATCTTGGGCGTAAACCGGATGATTACGATGGCCTGGTACCGGGCCACGCCAAGCAGCTGATTGGCTCTGATTACGCTTTGCTTCGGCCCGAGTTCTCACGGATACGTGTCATGTCCCTTGAAGCACGGCAAACTCGGGAGCCCGGGAACATTCTCGTTAGTATGGGTGGCGTGGATGCGACGAATGTTACCGGCGATGTTCTGCGGGTATTGGATACCATCGAGGCTATTTCCGCTTATCGGGTTACCGTCGTTCTCGGGGCAGCCTGTCCTCATATTGACGAGGTGAGAGAGCAAGCGGAATCAATGCGTCTGGATGCACGGGTAGTAGTAAATGCCAATAACATGGCGGAGCTGATGAGTCAGGCAGATTTTGCCATCGGGGCCGCTGGAGGCTCTGCCTGGGAACGCTGCTGCCTTGGTTTGCCCAGTTTGCTCGTGGTAATGGCTGACAACCAGCGGCCGGGCGCTGAGGCACTGAAACGAGCGGGCGCATCACTTAGTTTGGGTTGGCCGGACGCTATTGAAGAGACATTGCCCCGGGCGATAAGTGACGTATTCGCGCCCGGAAGGTTGCTTGAAATGAGCCAGAATGCTGCTGCAATCTGCGATGGCTTGGGTGTGCGGCGTGTGGCTGATGCCCTCCAGGAGGTTTCGGATGAGTAG
- a CDS encoding response regulator → MTTRILICDDSALARKQMARALPEGLRGDVSFAKDGVEALEKLRRHEAELMFLDLNMPEMDGYQVLEQVRKEDLPVMTIVVSGDIQPEARERVKKLGALDFIKKPTETHIVLDLLVEYGVYRPGELEDTALQDTSLKNSGSATPEISVSLNDYLQEISNVAMGRSSDLLARLLRVFVKQPIPKVAFLANSELHMAISSVSDSDTYSAVCQGFTGAGIAGEALLLFADASFREMAEMLHYDTLEGEAVNVEVLMDMSSILFGAFLKGIGDQLDLKLGLGHPTVLGQHRQITELLEHHSAREEQLLCIEICYALEDRDIECDMLILLTEDSVPFLEDRLQYLVD, encoded by the coding sequence ATGACCACCCGCATTCTGATCTGCGACGACTCTGCCCTGGCCAGAAAGCAAATGGCCCGAGCCCTGCCAGAAGGATTGCGCGGGGACGTCAGTTTTGCGAAAGACGGTGTGGAAGCACTGGAGAAGCTGCGGCGGCACGAGGCTGAGCTGATGTTCCTGGACCTAAACATGCCGGAGATGGACGGCTACCAGGTGCTGGAACAGGTTCGCAAGGAAGATCTGCCGGTGATGACCATCGTGGTTTCCGGCGATATTCAGCCTGAAGCCCGGGAACGGGTCAAAAAACTCGGCGCCCTCGACTTCATCAAGAAGCCAACCGAAACGCACATCGTGCTCGACCTGTTGGTGGAATACGGGGTGTACCGCCCCGGAGAACTCGAAGACACAGCGCTGCAGGATACCAGCCTCAAGAATTCAGGCAGCGCCACTCCGGAGATCTCCGTTTCCCTGAACGACTACCTGCAGGAAATCTCCAACGTCGCCATGGGTCGGTCTTCGGATCTGCTGGCCCGCCTGCTACGGGTTTTCGTGAAACAACCGATACCCAAGGTCGCGTTCCTGGCCAACTCCGAACTGCACATGGCCATTTCCTCGGTCAGCGACAGCGACACCTATTCTGCGGTGTGCCAGGGATTCACCGGGGCCGGCATCGCCGGAGAGGCTCTTCTGCTGTTTGCAGATGCCAGCTTCCGGGAAATGGCAGAGATGCTTCACTACGACACCCTCGAAGGCGAGGCGGTAAACGTGGAGGTGCTGATGGACATGTCCAGCATACTCTTCGGCGCCTTCCTCAAGGGCATCGGCGACCAGCTGGACCTGAAACTCGGCCTTGGCCACCCCACCGTGCTTGGCCAGCATCGGCAGATCACCGAATTGCTCGAACACCACAGCGCCCGTGAAGAACAGCTGCTGTGCATCGAAATCTGCTATGCCCTGGAAGACAGGGACATCGAATGCGACATGCTGATCCTCCTCACCGAGGATTCAGTGCCTTTTCTCGAAGATCGCCTGCAATATCTGGTGGACTGA
- the wecC gene encoding UDP-N-acetyl-D-mannosamine dehydrogenase, whose translation MAVGTICVVGLGYIGLPTAAVFASRKFKVFGLDVNKEVVDSINRGEVHIVEPDLDMVVNAAVMQGYLRATSKAEPADAFLIAVPTPFKGDRHDPDLTYVEAASRKIAPALKKGDLVILESTSPVGTTEQVAAWLAEERPDLTFPQQVGESSDIRVAHCPERVLPGQILRELVQNDRVIGGMTTRCAAAAADLYKVFLKGECVLTTARTAELCKLTENSFRDVNIAFANELSVICGALDINVWELIRLANRHPRVNILQPGPGVGGHCIAVDPWFIVSSAPEESRLITTARHVNDDKPRWVIDQVKASVADYLRDNPDKSIRDVTVACYGLAFKADIDDLRESPALNIARALLAEHGGPVQLVEPNIRRLPDWLAREKLVTVDHALKEADIHVLLVDHAEFKRVRPQRGAIVDTRGTW comes from the coding sequence ATGGCTGTTGGTACGATTTGCGTTGTAGGGCTTGGGTATATAGGCCTGCCTACGGCGGCCGTGTTTGCGTCCCGAAAGTTCAAGGTTTTTGGTCTGGATGTGAACAAGGAGGTGGTGGACTCAATAAACCGGGGCGAGGTTCACATTGTTGAGCCCGACCTTGACATGGTCGTCAATGCGGCAGTAATGCAGGGATACCTGCGAGCTACTTCTAAGGCGGAGCCGGCGGATGCGTTCCTGATTGCAGTGCCGACGCCCTTCAAGGGCGATCGTCACGACCCGGATCTCACCTATGTCGAAGCCGCGAGCAGAAAGATTGCGCCAGCTCTCAAGAAAGGAGATTTGGTCATTCTTGAGTCGACCTCTCCTGTTGGAACCACTGAACAGGTTGCCGCCTGGCTTGCAGAGGAAAGGCCAGACCTGACGTTCCCCCAGCAAGTCGGCGAGAGCTCCGACATTCGCGTGGCCCATTGCCCTGAGCGCGTCTTGCCTGGCCAGATTTTGCGTGAGCTGGTGCAGAATGACCGGGTGATTGGTGGCATGACAACCCGGTGTGCCGCAGCAGCTGCCGATCTTTATAAAGTGTTTCTTAAAGGCGAGTGCGTGCTCACCACTGCGCGCACCGCTGAGTTGTGCAAGCTCACTGAAAACAGCTTCCGCGATGTCAATATTGCTTTCGCAAATGAGCTATCCGTCATTTGTGGTGCTTTGGACATTAACGTGTGGGAACTGATTCGGCTGGCGAATCGACATCCCCGGGTCAATATTCTGCAGCCCGGTCCGGGTGTTGGCGGGCACTGCATTGCCGTGGATCCATGGTTTATCGTCAGTAGCGCGCCTGAAGAGAGCCGCCTGATTACGACAGCCCGTCACGTCAATGATGACAAGCCGCGATGGGTGATCGACCAGGTCAAAGCTTCGGTTGCTGATTATCTGCGTGACAATCCGGACAAGAGCATCCGTGATGTAACCGTGGCTTGTTACGGCCTGGCTTTTAAAGCTGATATTGATGATCTGCGTGAAAGCCCTGCCTTGAACATTGCCCGGGCCTTGCTCGCTGAGCATGGCGGCCCTGTTCAATTGGTGGAGCCAAATATTCGGAGGCTTCCTGATTGGCTGGCCAGGGAAAAGCTGGTCACTGTCGATCACGCCCTGAAAGAGGCGGACATACACGTTCTGTTGGTTGATCACGCAGAGTTCAAACGGGTGAGGCCGCAACGAGGTGCTATTGTCGATACCAGGGGCACTTGGTAG
- a CDS encoding sensor domain-containing diguanylate cyclase codes for MAIDESEANSFHWLMDMLESVEVGLVVLDLDFRVEVWNGFMENHSGITASKIQGQVLFDVFLDIPKAWLTRKVDAVALLNTKAFTSWEQRPYLFQFRNTRPITGTEKYMFQNLTISPLSGTNGEVEKVCLMVYDVTDIASSKMALERANEQLAKLSMTDRLTGLLNRGTWENLVDAEFERFRRYGHTTSLVMFDIDHFKPVNDTHGHLAGDEVIKHTARVTRNAIRQSDSAGRYGGEEFGIILPETDAEGARIICERIRESIEQSVVETSAAAIRYTISIGIAQLTDEPENYMQWMQKADEALYAAKEGGRNRVVVG; via the coding sequence ATGGCCATAGATGAATCTGAAGCCAACTCCTTTCACTGGCTGATGGACATGCTGGAATCCGTGGAGGTGGGCCTTGTGGTGCTCGACCTTGATTTCAGGGTGGAAGTCTGGAACGGCTTCATGGAGAACCACAGCGGCATCACAGCGAGCAAGATCCAGGGCCAGGTATTGTTCGACGTATTCCTAGATATCCCAAAGGCCTGGTTGACCCGTAAAGTGGACGCCGTCGCCTTGCTTAATACCAAAGCGTTCACCTCATGGGAGCAGCGCCCTTACCTGTTCCAGTTCCGCAATACCCGGCCCATCACAGGCACGGAAAAGTATATGTTCCAGAACCTCACCATCAGCCCGCTCTCCGGCACCAACGGGGAGGTCGAGAAAGTGTGCCTGATGGTGTACGACGTTACTGACATCGCCAGCAGCAAAATGGCCCTCGAACGGGCCAACGAGCAGCTGGCCAAACTGAGCATGACAGATCGTCTCACCGGCCTGCTCAATCGGGGAACGTGGGAAAACCTGGTGGACGCAGAGTTCGAACGCTTCCGCCGCTATGGCCACACCACCAGCCTGGTGATGTTTGATATCGACCATTTCAAGCCAGTGAACGACACCCATGGGCACCTGGCCGGGGACGAAGTAATCAAGCATACGGCCAGGGTCACCCGCAATGCCATCCGCCAGTCCGACAGCGCCGGCCGCTACGGTGGCGAGGAATTCGGCATCATACTGCCGGAAACCGATGCCGAAGGCGCAAGAATCATCTGCGAGCGGATACGGGAAAGCATTGAACAGAGCGTGGTGGAAACCAGCGCGGCAGCCATCCGCTACACCATCAGCATCGGCATTGCCCAGTTAACGGACGAGCCTGAGAACTATATGCAGTGGATGCAGAAGGCAGACGAGGCGTTATACGCGGCAAAGGAAGGTGGTCGAAACCGGGTAGTGGTGGGTTGA
- the pseI gene encoding pseudaminic acid synthase, with the protein MSEAKIVIDGREISSSQTPYIIAELSANHNGKLETALKIIDEAAEAGADAVKLQTYRPDTITLDSDADEFKIKGGLWDGRTLYELYEEAHMPWEWHKPLFERARERGITIFSSPFDTTAVDLLEELGAPAYKIASFEAVDLPLIEYVAHTGKPMIISTGMADAEEIQEAINAARGAGCKQLAVLHCVSGYPAPAEDYNLRTIVDMQQRFGLVTGLSDHTLDNTTAIASVVLGASIIEKHFTLDRSGGGPDDSFSLEPEDLKALCRDSKTAWKALGKVDYGRKSSEQGNALFRRSLYFVNDIKAGDVISGKDVRSVRPGFGLAPKHLQAVVGKVARHDISRNSPVREQDFR; encoded by the coding sequence ATGAGTGAAGCAAAAATTGTCATTGATGGTCGCGAAATTTCATCATCTCAGACGCCTTACATAATTGCAGAGCTGTCTGCTAATCATAACGGTAAGCTTGAAACGGCTCTTAAGATCATTGATGAAGCGGCCGAAGCCGGGGCAGACGCGGTAAAGTTGCAGACTTACCGGCCCGATACCATCACCCTGGACTCCGATGCTGATGAATTCAAAATCAAAGGTGGGCTCTGGGACGGTCGAACCCTCTATGAGTTGTATGAAGAGGCTCACATGCCCTGGGAGTGGCACAAGCCGCTATTTGAGCGAGCCAGGGAGCGGGGGATTACGATTTTCAGTTCGCCGTTCGATACCACTGCTGTAGATCTGCTAGAGGAACTCGGGGCACCAGCCTACAAGATCGCCTCGTTCGAGGCGGTGGATCTGCCGTTGATTGAGTACGTGGCTCACACCGGCAAACCGATGATTATTTCCACCGGAATGGCGGACGCAGAAGAAATTCAGGAGGCCATTAATGCCGCACGGGGGGCGGGGTGTAAACAGCTAGCGGTTCTTCACTGCGTGAGTGGCTATCCGGCGCCAGCGGAAGACTACAACCTGCGAACCATTGTGGACATGCAGCAGCGTTTTGGTCTGGTTACGGGGTTGTCGGATCACACCCTGGACAACACAACGGCGATTGCCAGTGTTGTGCTGGGCGCCTCAATCATTGAAAAGCACTTCACGCTCGACCGTTCTGGTGGCGGTCCCGATGACAGTTTTTCCCTCGAGCCTGAGGATCTCAAAGCACTTTGCCGGGACAGCAAGACAGCGTGGAAAGCTTTAGGAAAGGTTGATTACGGTAGGAAATCCAGCGAGCAAGGAAACGCGCTGTTTCGCCGTTCCCTGTACTTTGTGAATGATATCAAGGCGGGGGACGTCATATCCGGGAAAGATGTTCGCAGTGTTCGCCCGGGTTTCGGGCTGGCGCCAAAGCATCTGCAAGCCGTTGTTGGCAAGGTCGCAAGGCATGACATCAGCAGGAACTCTCCGGTCAGAGAACAGGATTTTCGGTAA
- the pseF gene encoding pseudaminic acid cytidylyltransferase — protein MKIAVIPARGGSKRIPGKNIRDFCGKPMIAWSIEAARASGCFDQVIVSTDDEKIAEVARHFGATVPFMRPEHLSDDYTGTLPVIHHAVEWFLGAGHAVDLACCIYATAPLITPADIQEGEGRLQSAGCSFAFSVTSFAFPIQRALRLADGGRVEMMHPEQFSTRSQDLEEAWHDAGQFYWGTAEAWLEERMIFGRDSIGVPIPRYRVQDVDTHEDWETAEYMFEALRARARND, from the coding sequence ATGAAGATTGCGGTAATTCCGGCCCGGGGAGGAAGCAAGCGGATTCCGGGCAAGAATATCCGGGATTTCTGCGGTAAACCGATGATTGCCTGGTCCATTGAGGCGGCCCGAGCGAGTGGTTGTTTCGACCAGGTGATAGTTTCAACCGATGACGAAAAGATCGCCGAAGTTGCCAGGCATTTCGGCGCTACAGTTCCTTTCATGCGTCCTGAGCATCTTTCAGACGATTACACCGGCACGCTGCCGGTTATCCACCACGCGGTAGAGTGGTTCTTAGGTGCGGGACATGCCGTCGATCTGGCTTGCTGTATCTACGCCACCGCTCCTTTGATCACGCCCGCGGACATTCAGGAGGGCGAAGGACGGCTTCAATCTGCGGGCTGCAGCTTCGCGTTTTCTGTGACCAGCTTTGCTTTTCCAATTCAGCGTGCACTGCGCCTTGCCGATGGCGGCCGGGTGGAAATGATGCATCCGGAGCAGTTTTCGACACGTTCCCAGGATCTGGAAGAAGCCTGGCACGATGCCGGTCAGTTCTATTGGGGAACCGCGGAGGCCTGGCTTGAGGAGCGGATGATCTTTGGACGGGACTCGATCGGAGTACCTATTCCCCGATATCGTGTTCAGGACGTTGATACCCATGAGGATTGGGAGACCGCCGAGTATATGTTCGAAGCGTTAAGAGCCCGGGCGCGCAATGACTGA
- the pseB gene encoding UDP-N-acetylglucosamine 4,6-dehydratase (inverting) produces the protein MFENSSILITGGTGSFGHTFVPMLLERFNPRKVIIFSRDEMKQWEMSKKFAGDHRVRFFIGDVRDKDRLYRALDGVDYVVHAAATKIVPTAEYNPFECIKTNINGAMNLIDACIDKGVKRVVALSTDKASSPINLYGATKLASDKLFVSGNSYAGGHDTRFAVVRYGNVMGSRGSVIPFFMSVKDQGVLPITDERMTRFMISLEEGVELVWHAFEDMEGGEIYVKKIPSMKVTDLARVVAPDAKHEIVGIRPGEKLHEQMIGAEDSYYTYEYPEHFKILPAIHDWSADAARIKDGKKVPEGFVYSSDNNTEWMSEAELQAWINANREKIGSI, from the coding sequence ATGTTTGAAAACAGCTCCATACTCATCACCGGCGGTACAGGCTCCTTTGGCCATACCTTTGTCCCCATGCTTCTTGAGCGCTTCAATCCGAGAAAAGTGATTATTTTCTCCCGGGATGAAATGAAGCAGTGGGAGATGTCCAAGAAGTTTGCCGGGGATCACCGCGTTCGCTTTTTTATCGGGGATGTGCGCGATAAAGACCGGCTATACCGGGCCTTGGATGGCGTGGACTATGTGGTACACGCAGCGGCCACAAAGATTGTTCCCACGGCGGAATACAATCCCTTCGAGTGCATCAAGACCAACATCAATGGAGCCATGAACCTGATCGATGCCTGTATCGATAAAGGCGTGAAGCGTGTTGTGGCTCTCTCGACGGATAAGGCTAGCAGCCCAATCAACCTGTATGGCGCCACTAAACTGGCCTCAGACAAATTGTTTGTGTCTGGTAACTCCTACGCGGGTGGCCATGATACCCGCTTTGCAGTGGTGCGTTATGGCAATGTGATGGGGTCCCGTGGGTCGGTCATTCCATTCTTCATGTCGGTTAAGGATCAAGGCGTGTTGCCCATTACCGACGAGCGGATGACCCGCTTTATGATTTCGTTGGAAGAAGGTGTGGAGTTGGTGTGGCACGCCTTTGAGGATATGGAAGGAGGGGAAATCTACGTAAAGAAGATTCCTTCCATGAAAGTGACTGATCTTGCCCGTGTGGTCGCGCCAGATGCCAAACACGAGATCGTTGGTATCCGCCCCGGCGAAAAGCTGCACGAGCAGATGATCGGTGCTGAGGATTCCTATTACACCTATGAGTATCCGGAACACTTCAAGATCCTGCCGGCCATTCATGACTGGAGCGCCGACGCAGCTCGGATCAAGGATGGTAAGAAAGTGCCTGAGGGGTTTGTATACTCCAGTGACAACAATACGGAATGGATGTCTGAAGCTGAGTTGCAGGCCTGGATTAATGCCAACCGGGAAAAAATCGGGAGTATCTGA
- a CDS encoding histone-like nucleoid-structuring protein, MvaT/MvaU family codes for MAKINDYYQKKQLMEKLAAELEQLEKDQALKGELEFENKVRALMKEYDKSPKDVLQILSAIDPSVSGGKSDSTSGSRPKRPMKTYKNPHTGEVVKTRGGNHKTLNEWRQKHGKEAVQSWQQD; via the coding sequence ATGGCAAAGATTAACGACTATTACCAGAAAAAACAGCTTATGGAAAAGCTTGCTGCAGAGCTGGAACAGCTTGAAAAAGACCAGGCTCTGAAAGGTGAACTGGAGTTTGAAAACAAGGTTCGCGCCTTGATGAAGGAGTATGACAAGTCACCGAAGGATGTACTTCAGATTCTTTCTGCAATCGATCCTTCCGTGTCGGGCGGCAAATCTGATTCAACTTCTGGCAGCCGCCCGAAGCGCCCGATGAAGACCTACAAGAACCCGCACACCGGTGAAGTGGTCAAAACCCGCGGTGGCAACCACAAGACGCTGAATGAATGGCGTCAGAAGCATGGTAAGGAAGCTGTGCAGAGCTGGCAGCAGGACTGA
- the pseH gene encoding UDP-4-amino-4,6-dideoxy-N-acetyl-beta-L-altrosamine N-acetyltransferase, translating to MSRRLLRPMRSGDLARVLNWRNHPNVRQFMYTSHEISPEEHEQWFARNSEASGVWLLIYEVDSAPLGFVNISSTRCAQVADWGFYLAPDSEPGTGRSLGEAALKYAFEELEMHKLCGQALGFNERSIRFHERLGFTREGVLREQHYDGERYQDVICFGLLADEWTNAK from the coding sequence ATGAGTAGGCGGCTGCTGAGACCTATGCGCTCCGGGGATCTGGCGCGGGTTCTCAATTGGCGAAATCATCCCAATGTGCGCCAGTTTATGTACACCAGCCATGAAATCTCCCCCGAAGAGCATGAGCAGTGGTTTGCTCGGAACAGTGAAGCCTCCGGCGTGTGGCTGCTGATCTACGAAGTGGATTCGGCCCCGTTAGGCTTCGTAAATATCTCTTCGACCCGCTGCGCCCAGGTTGCAGACTGGGGCTTCTATCTAGCGCCGGACTCAGAGCCAGGAACCGGGCGGTCGCTTGGTGAGGCTGCCTTGAAGTACGCCTTTGAAGAGCTGGAAATGCATAAACTCTGCGGGCAGGCGCTTGGTTTTAACGAACGGTCAATCCGCTTCCATGAGCGCCTAGGATTCACCCGGGAAGGTGTCCTTAGAGAGCAGCACTACGATGGCGAGCGTTATCAAGACGTTATCTGTTTCGGCCTTCTGGCTGACGAGTGGACAAACGCGAAATAA
- the pseC gene encoding UDP-4-amino-4,6-dideoxy-N-acetyl-beta-L-altrosamine transaminase codes for MIPYGRQEITQEDIDAVVRVLESDFLTQGPKAPEFENTVASHVGAEFGVAVNSATSALHIACAALGLGEGDWLWTSPVTFVASANCGLYCSAKVDFVDIDPRTYNLCPDALERKLEQAREQDRLPKVVVPVHLCGQPCDMKRIKALSERYGFRIIEDASHAIGGKYQGEFVGNGRYSDITVFSFHPVKIVTTAEGGMAVTNDAELAQRMEMLRSHGITRDPGRMTHEPDGPWYYQQVELGFNYRMTELQAALGVSQMARLDDFVKRRHELARRYDELLADLPVVTPWQHPDSYSGLHLYVIRLKLAEIRDSHREVFESLREQGIGVNLHYIPVHTQPYYSAMGFAPEDYPEAMRYYNEAISIPMYHGLTFEQQDVVVAALKQALAA; via the coding sequence ATGATTCCTTACGGGCGCCAGGAAATTACGCAAGAAGATATCGATGCCGTTGTGAGGGTTCTCGAATCGGACTTCCTGACCCAAGGGCCGAAGGCCCCGGAATTTGAGAACACGGTTGCCAGCCATGTTGGTGCTGAGTTTGGGGTGGCTGTTAACAGCGCAACCTCCGCCCTGCACATTGCCTGCGCGGCTCTTGGCCTGGGCGAAGGGGACTGGCTGTGGACGTCGCCCGTCACGTTTGTGGCCTCGGCAAATTGTGGCCTTTACTGCAGTGCAAAAGTGGATTTCGTCGATATTGACCCTCGCACCTACAACCTTTGCCCGGATGCGCTTGAGCGGAAGCTTGAACAGGCCAGGGAGCAGGATCGTCTGCCCAAAGTGGTTGTGCCGGTACATCTGTGCGGCCAGCCTTGCGATATGAAACGGATCAAGGCGTTGTCTGAGCGTTATGGGTTTCGAATCATCGAGGACGCTTCCCACGCCATTGGTGGCAAGTATCAGGGCGAATTCGTTGGCAATGGCCGCTATAGCGATATCACGGTGTTTAGCTTCCATCCGGTAAAAATTGTGACAACTGCCGAAGGTGGCATGGCTGTTACCAATGATGCTGAGTTGGCGCAGCGCATGGAGATGCTCCGCAGCCATGGCATAACCCGCGACCCTGGCCGTATGACCCACGAGCCGGACGGCCCCTGGTACTATCAGCAGGTAGAGCTGGGTTTTAACTACCGAATGACGGAGTTGCAGGCGGCCCTGGGTGTTAGCCAGATGGCAAGGCTCGACGACTTCGTGAAGCGCCGGCATGAGTTGGCCCGGCGATACGATGAGCTGCTGGCGGATTTGCCGGTGGTGACGCCATGGCAGCATCCGGACAGCTATTCAGGCCTTCACCTCTACGTAATCCGACTGAAATTGGCAGAGATTCGCGACAGCCACCGGGAGGTATTCGAATCGTTGAGGGAGCAGGGAATTGGTGTAAACCTGCATTACATCCCTGTCCACACCCAGCCCTACTACTCAGCAATGGGATTCGCGCCGGAGGATTACCCGGAAGCCATGCGTTATTACAACGAGGCGATCAGCATTCCCATGTACCACGGCCTGACGTTCGAGCAGCAGGATGTGGTAGTTGCCGCGCTGAAGCAGGCCCTCGCAGCATGA